From the Kitasatospora viridis genome, one window contains:
- a CDS encoding DUF4232 domain-containing protein, with amino-acid sequence MSPKLAAAAALLVGGLALTACSSSAAPAPGRAAQPPSSAAATGGGAPSTGGAPSDGGSASTGGSSTGGSSTGGSSTGGSSSTGGGNPTASAVGSTTGGSSGTGGSTAAPSAAECTASQLTVAQTNPSVGAGQYYSTLTFTNTSGHTCSLTGYPGVSYVPQANGQSGNPAARTGDPYRTVTLAPGGTAHAAFHDANGVSGYDPGQCALAPATGLKVYPPDQRTALFLPWQTEHCTGPSIHAATIGPITG; translated from the coding sequence ATGTCGCCGAAGCTCGCCGCCGCGGCCGCCCTGTTGGTGGGCGGCCTCGCTCTGACCGCCTGTTCCTCGTCCGCCGCGCCCGCCCCCGGGCGGGCCGCCCAGCCGCCGTCCTCCGCCGCCGCCACGGGGGGCGGGGCGCCGTCCACCGGTGGGGCGCCGTCCGACGGCGGGTCCGCGTCCACGGGTGGATCGTCCACGGGCGGGTCGTCCACCGGCGGGTCGTCCACCGGCGGGTCCTCGTCCACGGGCGGCGGCAACCCGACCGCCTCGGCGGTCGGCTCCACCACGGGGGGCTCGTCCGGCACGGGGGGCTCGACCGCCGCGCCGAGCGCCGCCGAGTGCACCGCGAGCCAGCTCACCGTGGCGCAGACCAACCCCTCGGTGGGCGCCGGGCAGTACTACTCCACGCTGACCTTCACCAACACCTCCGGGCACACCTGCTCGCTGACCGGCTACCCGGGCGTCTCCTACGTCCCGCAGGCGAACGGGCAGTCCGGCAACCCCGCCGCCCGCACCGGCGACCCGTACCGCACCGTGACGCTGGCCCCCGGCGGCACCGCGCACGCCGCCTTCCACGACGCCAACGGCGTCAGCGGCTACGACCCCGGCCAGTGCGCGCTGGCCCCGGCCACCGGGCTGAAGGTCTACCCGCCGGACCAGCGGACCGCGCTCTTCCTGCCCTGGCAGACCGAGCACTGCACCGGCCCGAGCATCCACGCGGCCACCATCGGCCCGATCACGGGCTGA